The window AAAAATGAGTTCTCAGTTGTTCAATAATATAGAATAGTCAAAAAATAATAACCATGTTTAATTCAGTAGCATTAGATGTAGTTATAGGCCTGGTATTAATTTACCTTCTGTATAGCCTGTTAGCAACGGTGCTTTCAGAACTGATAGCCACGATACTGGGCCTGAGGGCCCGGAACCTGAAAGAAGCAATCGACAGGATGCTTAACGATGAAAAGGAAACCGGCTTTTGGCGCAGGTTATGGGATTCCATAAAGTTAATGAAGAATCCGAAGAACAAAATAGTCGACGCTTTTTATAATCATCCGGAAATTAAGTACCTGGGAAGTTCCGGTATATTTAAAACGCCTTCCTCCATCAAAGCGGTTAGTTTTTCCAAAACTTTGATGAACTTAATGTTTGGCAACGATTCGGTTAACAGGGAAATAATTGAGAACAGGTTACAAGGAATTATAAAAAAAGCTGAAGGCACAAACAAAGAGGCAAAGGATATAATAAAATTAGATCCGGAAACTACATTTTATATTCAGAGTTTGTGGTATCAATCGCAAGGAGATATTGCGAAATTTAAAATACAATTGGAAGGGTGGTTCGACCGCACTATGGAGCAGACAACCGTTTGGTATAAGCGCAAAATACAAATTGTATTACTGGTACTGGGCTTTTTTCTTGCCTGGATTTTTTGTGCCGACACGTTTTCAGTGATTAATAAACTCGCTATTGATAAAGATGCCAGGGAGAAAATAGTCAGCATGGCAAATGCTTACGTTCAGAACAACAAAACGCTCATTGATAACATTGCCATTAAAGATACTTCTGAATTGAAGGAATACAGGCAAAAACTTGATTCATTGCTGGCAATAAAAAAACAATTGGATGCCGACATAGCCAATGCCGGCAGCATCCTCGGATCAGGCGCCTGGCTGCCGGATAATGTAAAAGTTATTACAGACCCGCAAACGAATAAAAAGACCTATTATCCTGCAATAGATGCCGCTTCCATTTTAAAGAAAAAAATACCTGATGAAAAAGGAAATCTGACATTTAACACACTGGAAAAATGGGGCTATTTTTTCAGATTGTTGTATCATCATTTTTTTGGGTTTTTCATCACTGCGATAGCCATATCTCTCGGTGCTCCTTTTTGGTTTGATTTGCTGAATAAAATGATGAAATTGAGGACTTCCAAAAAGGAAGGAACCGATAGCACGACCCAAACAACTGTGGCCAATACCCAGCCTATGACCGTAAACATTAACACTCGATCCGGTGAGGAGGCGGCAGGTTGATTATGCCATCAACAGAAAAACCACTGGTTATAAATATTTTAGATAATAAAGACTGGGGATTTATTGATTTTAAGATTGATGAACTTTGGAAGATATCCAGAGGAAAAGATATTAAAGTAGCAGTGCTTGATTCGGGATTGAATTATAATATGGATGACTTTAAAAATAACAAAAACATCTCTTATTATAATGCATTTATGGATTCTGAAAATAAAACTGATTGTCTTGATGATTCTTATGGACATGGAACTAATTGTGCCGGCATTTTATGTGCACAAGGCAAAGTTATTTCCGGTGTTGCTCCTGACATAAATTTACTTTCTGTAAAAATTACCAATGAAACAGGAGAAAGGACTTCAAAAGCAATTTTAAAAGGCCTGGAAAAAGCAATTGCGCTTAATTCGGATGTTATATCTTTAAGCTTTAGTATAGCTAAATTGGATGAAAATTTTAATGGTATTCATGATAAAATAAAAGAAGCTTATCAGAAGGATATTGTTGTTTTAGCTGCTGCCGGTGATAGTGGTGCATTGGATTTCCCGGTGGATAATTTTCCCGCATCATTTGTAGAATGTCTTTCAATAGGCGGAATTGACAGGACAAGGAAAAGAAGTAAATATTCAACCAAAAGTAATTTTCTTGATTTAATGGGACCAGGGGAGGATTTGATGTCGGTATTAAGTCCTGATATAAAAATAAACGGGACAAGTTTCTCTACACCCTTTGTTGCAGGTGTTATCGCTTTATTAAAGTCATTTGCAAAAAGTAAAAATCTTTCATTGACAAATATTGAAATATATGATATCCTTAAAAGGACTGCTGATATCAAGGTTGCGGATACCTATAACCTGGTCGATTACGGATGGGGGATCATGGATCCTGTTGCAGCTTTCAACTTATTATCTACGAAATAAAATTGTCAAAATGAAGAAATTATTAATATCCTGTATTTTGACCATCATTTCTATCGGAGCTTTTTCGCAAATAGCCTATTATGATGCTGTTGAATTATCAAAGTATATTGATCGTAATGCTAATCCTCCTGTTTTTAAAAATGATAATGCATCATTGACAAGCGTGTCTGAAATACTATTAAAGTATTGTCAAAATCTCCCTGACCCGACAAATTTTCATAATGTCATTAGTGCTATAACGACTGATAATCCCGCTAATAAAAATTACAATCCTATTCTGGCCCCTTATCTGGATATAGTGATCCCGGAAGGCGCTTCAAACATCTCTGTAAAATCCATGATATCCTCTGTAAGCAATCTCAATGTCACCGACTTTGCCGATGACCTTGCCAAATTCCTTGTAGAACGAAGTAAAGAAGAACTTAATGTAGCTTTCTTCCGAAAATTCCAGGAGTTTTTCATATCTTATCCTGAAGCGAAGATTATTTTCCCGACTACTTATGATTTCTTAAAAGAAATCTATTCCTACCAGTATGCCGCAATGCTTCCTGCCTTAAAAGCCGCTTTTCAAAAGGACTTGAACGCATTTACCACGAATCTTCTTAACCTTCGTGAAATTTCTGATTATGATGGTTATAATACTGATGAAAAAATCAGGCGAAGAGCTGATGAAATCACCGACCTCCTCAAAACACCGGGAGGAAGGTCTGTTATTGGCGCCCTCATTGTTGCCAATGGCATTGTTAAGGGTAACCATGCAGCAGATATTATAAGCAATCTTGCCGGCGATGACATCTGCAAAGCATTCCCCGATGATAACTTTTCCAATACAATCCAATTTGTTGATCTTGTATCGCACTCATTAAGAAGCAATGATGAAGGAAGGGTCTGGATTACCAAACAGCAGGCAAGCGCTTTGGTTAAAGATGATATCGCATTGAATATTTATCTTGGATTGATTTATGCAACAGATCAGAAAAACAGCCATCATATTAAATTTATGCTGGATAGCTCATCGGTTACTTTAAAAGCTTTTTTAACCGATTTAAATACAAAATGGCCGTCTGCAGAAGCATTAAGATTTAAAGAAAACTTCGCTGTAATGGCTGATGCTATGAGCGAAGTTGCAGATAATGCCAAAAATGTAATTGATGCAAAACAACAGGGCGATCAGGCTTCTATTATTGTTTATGCTGATTATGCATCTTCCATTTCCAGCTATTTAAAGCAGGCCGTCAACTTCCTTTCAAACAATGCCGGCATTAATCCTTCACTATCAAAGCTTGTTCCTGAAATGCTGAAATTCACAAATGTTATTGATGATGCAGCCAATGCCTGTTATGATTTAAAATCGCAGAATTATGGTGCATTAGTGCTGCATACTTCTGCCATACTTGCGGAATTATTAGAATCCGGTTATACATTTAAAGACGATTATATTAAATACGGAATCTTCATGGCGAATGTTGTCGAAGCAAATAATTCTGACGAGGTCAACGCTGCCATAGAAGCTGCTGTATTGCCTGTTGGAAGTTCTTCCATCAAAAGAGAAACGGATTTCAATATTTCTTTAAACGCATATATCGGCCCATATGGAGGGGCCGAATATCTGCCAAAGCTTAAAACAGATCAATGGGCGTTTACAACAGGAATTACAGCTCCTGTCGGAGTCGCGTTGAGCTGGGGAAATATAGGGAAAGGAAAAACTATTGGTCTTGAAAAGATAAAAGGCGGAAAAAGTTTTACCATTTTTATTCCGGTCATCGACGTTGGCTCATTGGCTAGTTTCAGACTGGGAAATGATAGCAGCAAAGTAGCATCTGATGTCAAGCTGGCAAATATTATTTCACCTGGTGTTTATTTTTATTATGGTTTTGGCAAGTGCCCTGTTTCAATTGGATTGGGAGGGCAGGTCGGCCCTCAGATAAGGGGAGTCACTGCAACTGATGTAAATGTTGATAAAAATTTCTATTTCAGGTTTGGGCTAAATATCGTTGTTGATATTCCATTTTTTAACCTTTATACAAAGAACTAAATACGAATGAAAACCATCTACATCGTCAGGCATGCTAAATCATCATGGAATATGATAGATATACCAGATGAACAACGACCGTTGCTGGAGAAAGGTAAGAAAAGGATCAAAAAGGTCATTGATTACCTGCATGAAAAACATATCAAGGTTGATTACATTATTTCCAGCCATGCCGTCAGGGCGCATGAAACGGCTAAAATCCTGGCACACGCTTTAAAATACCCTATCGAAAACATCAAGATCGATTCAAAGATTTATCATGGCAATGGTGACGATATCCTGAACCAATTCTATGATCTGCCCGACCGCTTCGACTCGGTGATGATCGTTGGCCATAACCCTTCATTGACAGATTTTGTAAATATTTTCCTGAAATCCCCTATCGACAACCTTCCAACTTCGGGAGTGGTCAGCTTTACTTTTGATACGGACAAATGGGAGAAAGTGGCTAATGCTGGCCGGAAAACGAATTTCATTCTCTTTCCTAAAGAATTGCCGGGAAAATAAGAATAAGCCCGGGTGGTTCGATGGAAGAATTCCTATCCACCCAACTGCAACTTGATTAACTTTGCAATTCAAAACCAAAGCCCTCCATTCGGGCTGAAAAATGTCTGTGTTTTTATGGATGAATCCGATCAATATTATTTTAACCGCGAGATCAGCTGGCTTCATTTCAATGAACGGGTGCTGCAGGAAGCCATGGACACGGCGACACCACTTCTTGAGCAGGTTAAATTTCTTGGTATTTATTCCAACAACCGCGACGAATTTTTCCGTGTGAGAGTGGCAACGCTTAAGCGGATGATCAAACTGCAGGAAAATGAGCCTGTACCCGATCCCAAATATAAAAATATCCTGGATCAGGTACTGGAGATTGTTTCCAGCCAGGAAAAACTGTTTACCAGGGCCTACACAAAAGTCACGAAAGAACTGGCCAGAAATAACATTCATCTGATCGACGAAACCCAGCTTACACCCATACAGGGAGCGTTTGTCATGCAATTTTACCGCGATAAGGTCAGGCCGAATCTTTTCCCACTTATGCTCAATGGCGGCAGGAGTTCTTTTTCCCTGCAAGACGCTTCCATCTACCTCACGATCAGGTTGAGGAAATCGTTTGATCCTGAAGCCAAGGAAATTGCCCTGATCCAGGTACCGACCGATGTGACAGGGCGCTTCATTTCATTGCCCGATGATGGAAGTAAATGTTTCATAATCCTGATGGATGATGTCATCCGCTATTGCCTGCAAGATATATTTTCACCTTTCGGTTACGACCGGTTTGATACCTATACGATCAAATTCACCCGTGACGCTGAACTGGAAATCGACAATGATGTTTCCAAGAGTTTCCTTGAGCTGTTGAGTGAAAGTGTCAAGAAACGAAAATTAGGAGAAGCGGTTAGATTCGTTTACGATAATTCCATGCCGGATGACCTGCTGAAATTGCTGACCAAGAAGCTCAATATTTCGAAGAAGGATACTATGCGTGGCGGTGGAAGGTATCATAATTTTAAAGATTTCATGGAATTTCCCAAGGTCGGGCATGACAAACTGCGGTATCCTCCGGCTCCTCCCCTTCCCCACAGGGATCTCCGTGAACATCACAGCATGTTTGAAGCGATCAGGAAAAAAGATGTCCTGCTGAATTTCCCTTACCAGTCGTTCCAGTATATCATCGACCTGTTGAGGGAAGCATCCATCGATTCGCAGGTGAGGTCTATCAAGATGGTCTTTTACCGGACTACGCGCAATTCCGCCGCGATGAATGCCCTCATTAACGCTGCCCGCAACGGGAAATACGTGACGGTTTTCATGGAAATCCAGGCCCGTTTCGATGAAGAGGCGAATATTTACTGGACCCAACGTTTGCAGGAGGAAGGGGTCAAGGTTATCCAGACTATTCCCGGTTATAAAGTCCATGCCAAACTGATCCTGATCCGCCGCCATGAAAATGGCTCCAACCAGCTTTATGCCAATGTCAGCACCGGGAATTACAACGAAACTACGGCAAAGGTCTTTTCCGATTTCAGCCTGCTTACCTGCGACGAACGGATATGTTGCGATGTATACAATATTTTCGAGCTGCTTGAAAGCAAGTTCATCCTGCCGACATTCGAGACATTGATCGTATCACCCTTCCAGGTGCGGGAATTCTTCATGGGGTTGCTTGACAGGGAGATTCAAAATGCCAGTGAAGGCAAGGATGCCTGGGCCATAATCAAACTGAACAGCATAGTCGACCGGAAAATAGCGGCCAGGCTTTATGAAGCCAGCCAGGCAGGGGTTCACATCGACCTGATCAACCGGGGGATTTGCGTGATCAAGCCGGGAGTGCCTGGCATCAGCGAAAACATCCACGCTTTTTCCATCGTTGATAAATTCCTCGAACATTCGCGGGTTTACGTTTTCTGCAATGGTGGTGATCCGCGCTATTTCACCTCTTCGGCCGACTGGATGCCCCGCAACTTCGATCATCGCATTGAAGTCGTCTGCCCCATTTTCGATAAAGATATTCAGCAGGAGTTATGGGATGTTCTTCACATTCAGATGCGCGACAATGTCAAATCACGATACCTGGGCTCTGATAACCTCAACCAGTACCGCAAGACCCAGGATAGCGTGACCCACCGGGCGCAGTTTGAGATTTACGATTACTACAAGGAGCGTGGATTTTAGGGCTTAGGGCCTATCTAAGGAGAATTTAAATGCCCCAGGCTTTGGGATTATATTCCTACTTTTACACATCAAATTTCAAAGATTCATGATCAGTTACGAAGAGGCGTTACAAATCGTATTAATTCATACGTACCCAACTGGAAATGAAACAGTTTCATTACAGGAATTAACCGGAAGGGTGCTTGCTGAAGATGTGTTTTCGGACATAAATATGCCTCCTTTTAACCGCTCGGCCGTGGACGGTTATGCTTGCCGGAAAACTGACATCCGCCAGCCGCTTGAAGTAGTTGAAACGGTAAGGGCCGGAGTGTTTCCCACGAAAAAGATCCACTCCGGGCAATGCACGCGCATCATGACAGGCGCCCCAGTCCCAAAAGGAGCAGATTGCGTGTTTATGGAGGAGGAAAGTGCTGAAATTACACCAGACAAAGTCAGATTTACCGGGGAAAAGACCAAGATCAACATTTCACCCTTCGCGGAAGATATCAGGGAAGGCGAACGCGTCCTTGCATCCGGAACCCTCATAAGCCCCCAGCACATCGCCATTATGGCAGCCGTGGGATATGTAAATCCAAAAGTTGCCATCAGGCCAAAAGTGGCAGTGATCGCAACAGGCGACGAGATCGTGGAACCCCATCTGAAACCGGGAATCTCCCAGATCAGGAACAGCAATGGTTACCAATTGACGGCACAAGCCGGTAAAGCAGGGGCTATCCCGGCTTACCTGGGCATTGCATCCGATAGTGAAGAGGACACTTTCCGGATGATAACTGAAGCTTTAGCGCAGTCTGACGTTGTCCTGATCACCGGTGGTGTTTCCATGGGAACCTTTGATTTTGTTCCGGAAATCTTCGAAAAAGCAGGGATTGATATCCTTTTCAGTACCATCGCCCTTCAACCCGGGAAACCGACCATTTTCGGGACAATAGGCGATAAGAGGGTCTTCGGCCTCCCGGGAAACCCTGTTTCCTGCTTTACAATCTTTGAAATCCTGGTCAAACCAATGCTTTGGAAGATGATGGGCGTGCGGGAACCTGTCCGGAGTCTTCGCCTCCCCCTGGGCCTGGATTATCAACGCAAAAGGTCTGACCGGATGCAATGGCTCCCGGTGCAAATCCGGGATGGCCGGGTATATCCTCTTGAATACCACGGTTCAGCCCATATTTTTGCCCTGGCCACTGCACACGCCATTGCTGCCATCCCCCTCGGTATCACGAAACTGTCTGTAGGAGACCTGATCGATGTACGACCGGTTTGACCGCTATATAGACTACCTGCGGATCTCGGTGACCGACCGTTGCAACCTGCGATGCATGTATTGCATGCCGGCAGAAGGGATACAGTTGCTGAAACATGAGGACATTCTCAGTTTTGATGAAATAACTGAAGTTGCCCGTATCGCTGTGGAAATGGGTGTCCGGAAAATCCGGCTGACGGGCGGTGAGCCATTGGTGCGCCGTGGCATCACCGACCTGGTGAAGATGATCGCCGGGATCGAAGGGATTGAGGACCTTTCGATGACAACCAACGGGATCTTACTGGATAAATTTGCCATCCCTCTCAAAGAAGCCGGTCTGCACCGGATCAACGTCAGTCTCGATACGCTCGACCCGGTCAGATATCAGCATATCACCCGTGGCGGATCATTGGAAAATGTGCTTGAAGGATTAAGGAAAGCAAGTGAAGCAGACCTTACCCCGATCAAGATCAATTGCGTAGTCGGGGAACTGACAGATGAAGAAGATGCCATTCAGATGAAACGATTTGCGGAAGAAAATAATTACCAGGTGAGGTTCATTCGTCAAATGGACCTGGCAGTAGGAGAATTCTATGTTGTTGAAGGAGGAGATGGGGGCAACTGCCGCTTATGCAACCGGCTGCGCCTGACTTCCAACGGGATGGTCAAACCCTGTCTTTTCAATGCAACGGGATTCAATGTCAGGGAACTTGGTGCAAGGGAAGCGATTCTTAAGGCCGTGGACAACAAACCCAGGTGCGGAACGTTTAACCGGGAAGAGGAGTTTTACAGGATCGGGGGATGAGAACAGTTCTCAGTTCCCAGTTCCCTGTCAACAGTCTGAAATTTGAAATTTGAAACTTGAAACCAGAAACTTAAGATGAACGAACTATCCCATGTTGATGAAGGTGGCAAAGCGCGAATGGTCGATGTCAGCCACAAAAAAGATCAGCTCAGGATTGCAAAAGCCTCAGGTCATATCCGGATGGACCCCGGAACGATCAGGCTCATCAGGGAAAACCAGGTCAAGAAAGGGGATGTGCTCACTGTTGCCCAGATTGCAGGGATACAGGCAGGGAAGAAGACCAGCGAACTG of the Bacteroidales bacterium genome contains:
- a CDS encoding S8 family serine peptidase; this translates as MPSTEKPLVINILDNKDWGFIDFKIDELWKISRGKDIKVAVLDSGLNYNMDDFKNNKNISYYNAFMDSENKTDCLDDSYGHGTNCAGILCAQGKVISGVAPDINLLSVKITNETGERTSKAILKGLEKAIALNSDVISLSFSIAKLDENFNGIHDKIKEAYQKDIVVLAAAGDSGALDFPVDNFPASFVECLSIGGIDRTRKRSKYSTKSNFLDLMGPGEDLMSVLSPDIKINGTSFSTPFVAGVIALLKSFAKSKNLSLTNIEIYDILKRTADIKVADTYNLVDYGWGIMDPVAAFNLLSTK
- the ppk1 gene encoding polyphosphate kinase 1, with the translated sequence MDESDQYYFNREISWLHFNERVLQEAMDTATPLLEQVKFLGIYSNNRDEFFRVRVATLKRMIKLQENEPVPDPKYKNILDQVLEIVSSQEKLFTRAYTKVTKELARNNIHLIDETQLTPIQGAFVMQFYRDKVRPNLFPLMLNGGRSSFSLQDASIYLTIRLRKSFDPEAKEIALIQVPTDVTGRFISLPDDGSKCFIILMDDVIRYCLQDIFSPFGYDRFDTYTIKFTRDAELEIDNDVSKSFLELLSESVKKRKLGEAVRFVYDNSMPDDLLKLLTKKLNISKKDTMRGGGRYHNFKDFMEFPKVGHDKLRYPPAPPLPHRDLREHHSMFEAIRKKDVLLNFPYQSFQYIIDLLREASIDSQVRSIKMVFYRTTRNSAAMNALINAARNGKYVTVFMEIQARFDEEANIYWTQRLQEEGVKVIQTIPGYKVHAKLILIRRHENGSNQLYANVSTGNYNETTAKVFSDFSLLTCDERICCDVYNIFELLESKFILPTFETLIVSPFQVREFFMGLLDREIQNASEGKDAWAIIKLNSIVDRKIAARLYEASQAGVHIDLINRGICVIKPGVPGISENIHAFSIVDKFLEHSRVYVFCNGGDPRYFTSSADWMPRNFDHRIEVVCPIFDKDIQQELWDVLHIQMRDNVKSRYLGSDNLNQYRKTQDSVTHRAQFEIYDYYKERGF
- a CDS encoding molybdopterin molybdotransferase MoeA; its protein translation is MISYEEALQIVLIHTYPTGNETVSLQELTGRVLAEDVFSDINMPPFNRSAVDGYACRKTDIRQPLEVVETVRAGVFPTKKIHSGQCTRIMTGAPVPKGADCVFMEEESAEITPDKVRFTGEKTKINISPFAEDIREGERVLASGTLISPQHIAIMAAVGYVNPKVAIRPKVAVIATGDEIVEPHLKPGISQIRNSNGYQLTAQAGKAGAIPAYLGIASDSEEDTFRMITEALAQSDVVLITGGVSMGTFDFVPEIFEKAGIDILFSTIALQPGKPTIFGTIGDKRVFGLPGNPVSCFTIFEILVKPMLWKMMGVREPVRSLRLPLGLDYQRKRSDRMQWLPVQIRDGRVYPLEYHGSAHIFALATAHAIAAIPLGITKLSVGDLIDVRPV
- a CDS encoding histidine phosphatase family protein translates to MKTIYIVRHAKSSWNMIDIPDEQRPLLEKGKKRIKKVIDYLHEKHIKVDYIISSHAVRAHETAKILAHALKYPIENIKIDSKIYHGNGDDILNQFYDLPDRFDSVMIVGHNPSLTDFVNIFLKSPIDNLPTSGVVSFTFDTDKWEKVANAGRKTNFILFPKELPGK
- a CDS encoding radical SAM protein, encoding MYDRFDRYIDYLRISVTDRCNLRCMYCMPAEGIQLLKHEDILSFDEITEVARIAVEMGVRKIRLTGGEPLVRRGITDLVKMIAGIEGIEDLSMTTNGILLDKFAIPLKEAGLHRINVSLDTLDPVRYQHITRGGSLENVLEGLRKASEADLTPIKINCVVGELTDEEDAIQMKRFAEENNYQVRFIRQMDLAVGEFYVVEGGDGGNCRLCNRLRLTSNGMVKPCLFNATGFNVRELGAREAILKAVDNKPRCGTFNREEEFYRIGG